In the Populus nigra chromosome 2, ddPopNigr1.1, whole genome shotgun sequence genome, GAGTGATTCAGTTTGTTTAGTCTACGGCTCAaatagaatgaaataaaaatcagtTAGTTTGAGCCACGGCCCAAACgaactaaaataaaagacaacGGCAGCAGGAGGCAGGAGCTGCTTCTCTGCACTTTTCTTCGCATTTGCACAATTTTAATTCACCCGCGCGCGCATGCATTTGGTTAATGCCTGTCAATTTTTTCCACTCGTTTtgacttgaaaaattatttgagtttCAACCTTTTACTAAGAAACATTTTCCGCTCCTGCACGtatctctaaatatttttccGCGTTTTGAGAAGATACAACACGGAGTCTTCTCGTTCAtgcatgcaatatttttttataattaacagATATATTCTTCATGAGTATACATTTTTAGCATCATCTTTTTTAGTCAATGATAGACAAGCACGGATCACTTTCATGCACATTAAACgttttatttctcaattaaaaattgtttataaCCACTATATCACTTACTTCTCCACCAATAAAGTTATAATGggcattgatatttttattaactgtGAAACTCTTTGTATCCTGATATATCCCGATATATAAATATGATTAAGATCTATAAATAGCTTAACTTATTAGATAAAAACAaaggttataattttttcaaactcaatatatttattttacattttttttttaaattttcttatacaCCTACTAATTTAAACAATAGAGAATCTCATTTCAAACTTAAAGTCACCAGTCAAGCCTCTATGTACATATCCATAATAAAAGCCACATATCTTGGCCTAGAATAAAGTTCGTGAAATTTATACGAAGTTTTTTCACGATTTCATATTGTTATCTAATCGTCTTCTTCAACAGATCATCAGTACCTTGAAAAGTGAATTTGCTGGGAGTGATCTTGGCTCTCTATATTACTTTCTCGGTATCCATGTCACTCGTCATAAGAATGGTCTGTTTCTTTCTCAACAACAATATGTGACTGATATCCTGAATCATGCCTCCATGGTGGATTTCAATCCTGTTAATACACGTACTCAGTCACCTCAACTAGGCTTCGATTCTTCTTCCAAGCCATTTCATGTCGCAGTATTGTTGTTGGCCTGGACATTTCCTTTGCAGTTGATACTGTTTGCCAATTTATACATGATCCACATGACTCTCTTTGGCAGGCTGTGAAGCGCATTTTGCGCTGATATCAAAGGTACTTTTGATCATGGTCTTCATTTGCCCTCTTCTTCTGTCGATACTATGGCTGGTTAAAATGCCCATTGGACTGGTTGTCCTGTGGTTATTGTGTGTTTCTAGGCCTTAATCTGATCACCTGGACTGCTAAAAAGCAACATACAGTCTCTCGTAGAAGTGCAGAATCTGAAAAAGGTGCCTTAGCTGCTGTTGTTGCTGAGATTCGTTGGCTACGTGCCCTTTAACAAGATCTTCACATTAGTCCTTGCCGGCCCATTGAGGTAGTCTTCGATAACATCTCTGCTACGTATCTCGCTGTTAATCCTATTCAGCATGCTCTCACTAAACTTATTGCGGATGATTTGCAGTTTGTTCGAGAGCATTTTACCTGGGGTGATATTGCCGTTCGTTTTCACTTCAACAAGTGCATAATTctcaagggagaaaaaaaaaattgccagcACCAGATGCATTTTAGTGATAAACCAGGAGTTCCCTAGAAGCCAATCAATCAGTGGTTGCACTTTAGATTTTCTAAAAACAGGATGCAAGTTCCactaagaaagaaaattttctttaCCCAGAAAGAAAACATGCGAAGGCAATTCTATTTGTTCAAGGAAAATTTACGAATTGGGCAGGCAATACAGGAAACTAGCAGAACCACAATGTACAAGTGCTACAAACAAGACTATTCAAGACCTGCAAGATTACGAGGATCAAATATATACAATGCCTGGGTGAAAACTCTACAAATGCCAACAAACCAACctaaattttcttcttcaatgctGACCAGCAAGCTTGTTCATTTTACAAATCTCACTGCCTATGCTACTGGGGTATACAAAGGCGGCGTCAACACACAGACCTCCTTTGGTGTGAGTGCAATCAATCTGAGTCATtgaaaatttgatcttcattaatTCGCTTGGACGATCGACAACAAAATCCCCGACACGGTAATAAACCCAATTCCCGGGGTTGTCCAAAAAGCATTTGGATGCTGCACGTTGACCATCAGAAGTTGTTAGCTGGAATCTTACAGGTTTTATATCCCAGCCGTGGATGTGCTCAGAGTTACAAACTCTACGACCCATTCTCTTTGAGGACCTGCCAAGCTGGAGTCTGAAGAATAGGCTATACATCCCTTTCGGAAATTCAAACTCGAACTCTCCATCTATTTCAAACCACCAAATCTGTTGAAGATATGCAACTGTGTGGAATCTAAATCCAGAAAGAGGAACAATATATCAGTCCAATGTTCCTTCTAGCATTCAGAGTCCAAAGACATAAAGACAACCATAAGCAGGACAATAAATACaaagtttaaattgttttaaataaacagAATTCTCTCTTGCTGGTATGTtgttgaatgaaaaattaaatagtgtCAGACTAAATTCAATAACGGCAACTCAAttcaataaactaaaatatatcaGTACATAGAATGAACAATCTCTAATAAGTGCAAATAGCAATTTGTGgaaatgaaattgagtttattcAAATGTACAAACTTGCTATCATAAAAGCcaagaatttgaaatttgattgcCCAGAAGGCATCACGCCAAACCACCAAAAAAAGCTTGATTCTCTTAAGTTTTCTTTAGACAATATTTTCTCTGTGTACCATTGGATCTGACAATCCAATGAAAAcgaaaatttatttgttttgtataaatatatatatatatatatatatatatatatatatatatatatatatatatatatatatcaccttGATTCTTCAGTAGAAATGTGATTCCAGTATCTCCTGTCATCAATCCCAGTAATAGACAACCcctttgaagaaattgaaaagcaagCCCCACCAGTATTCTTATCCAGCCATACCTCCTGTAAAAGGCCAAACCATCCAATCTTATTCTTAACAAAACATACACGGGAATTCAAAGACAGAAAGAGACATACCTTTGTGCCACCATCAAAAGGATGAGGCCTGCACATCCTGGCATAGACATCTTTCTTTTCCAAACCCACTACAGTCTTCTCATCTAACACTTTCTCACATATAAACTTATAATTTGAAGGCAACTTTGATTCCCATATAAAATCAGCTGAAGAAGCACCATGAAAAGCCCGATTCAGGCGAGCCAATTTGCAGATATCAGGTGGGTCCAAGTGCATTAGAACTAATGCTAAGCAACTCTCTGGTATGTCACCAAGCCTTGGCTTCGAAGAAGGACCCTCTCCATTTGTATCACACAAAGTAGCGCAAGATAAATTAGCACccatcaaaaaagaaagaaagaaaacaaatcccCTTAAATCCAAAACCCTGATTTTGATCCAAGATAGAAACTTTCAGTCAAGAATTTGGGTACAAAATTAATGGGTCACGAAAGTTGAAGGTGACAAGAAAAGGAACAGAGGGCCCTGAATTTGAGATAGTGTTAGGGGCTTATATGGAGTCGAAGAGTGGTTAAAACTTAGAGCTGGTTTGGTACAGTTGAGTAATTGAGTTTGTGATGGTTCAGCTGCTCCCGTATTTTTGAGGTGGACGAACTGGAATCTTATCCAGTGGTGAGCAGCAGTGCAGCATTGGGAAAACGGAAAGTCCTAGGTTTTAAAATTCCACGCTTGCAGACAGCGCGTGTAAATGTTTCCTTAAATACGTggcatatttatgtttttcatttttcacctAAAgtggattaaaattaaaaatgtctCATGTGATTGATTGAGCTCTCCTAACTAGTAGTTGAAATTCTGAAATGTTGTCTTTACATGCAAGATTGGATTCCATGTTTTTAGCTTCTCCAAGGGCAACATTGTTTACATATAAATGGTGTTGAAGATGCGATTAGACCtagttataatttaattaattggttgtttataaatgataataatcACATATCTTTAAGCtat is a window encoding:
- the LOC133681469 gene encoding F-box protein PP2-A13-like; the protein is MGANLSCATLCDTNGEGPSSKPRLGDIPESCLALVLMHLDPPDICKLARLNRAFHGASSADFIWESKLPSNYKFICEKVLDEKTVVGLEKKDVYARMCRPHPFDGGTKEVWLDKNTGGACFSISSKGLSITGIDDRRYWNHISTEESRFHTVAYLQQIWWFEIDGEFEFEFPKGMYSLFFRLQLGRSSKRMGRRVCNSEHIHGWDIKPVRFQLTTSDGQRAASKCFLDNPGNWVYYRVGDFVVDRPSELMKIKFSMTQIDCTHTKGGLCVDAAFVYPSSIGSEICKMNKLAGQH